Proteins encoded together in one Schumannella luteola window:
- a CDS encoding glycerophosphodiester phosphodiesterase family protein, producing MTGSLPVPTRPLVIGHRGASGYRPEHTESAYRLAFEQGADAVEPDLVATRDGVLVIRHENEISGTTDVARRPEFADRRTTKEIDGQRLTGWFTEDFDWAELATLRAVERLPKVRPASAGHDGAEPMLRLVDLLGLIDECQDVAGRMLRMVAEIKHAHYFASIGLPLDELFAREIAGWDDAAERLTVESFEQSVLTKVRDRGVPGKTVYLIEAEGAAPDLEARDGVNALSYAAQIGPRGLPALLGAVDGVSLAKSLVIVSDDDEVESTGTVERIRAAGLEVYTWTLRAENRFLTRAARLGGGKEAPGDWRTEFRAIYDTGVDGVFADQPDLAVAVRDEH from the coding sequence GTGACCGGATCCCTCCCCGTGCCGACCCGTCCCCTCGTCATCGGCCACCGTGGTGCGAGCGGCTACCGCCCCGAGCACACCGAGTCGGCCTACCGCCTCGCCTTCGAGCAGGGGGCGGATGCGGTCGAGCCCGACCTCGTCGCCACCCGCGACGGCGTGCTGGTGATCCGGCACGAGAACGAGATCTCGGGCACGACCGACGTCGCGCGCCGCCCCGAGTTCGCCGACCGCCGCACGACGAAGGAGATCGACGGGCAGCGGCTGACCGGCTGGTTCACCGAGGACTTCGACTGGGCTGAGCTCGCCACCCTGCGGGCGGTCGAGCGCCTGCCGAAGGTGCGTCCGGCATCCGCGGGGCACGACGGCGCCGAGCCGATGCTGCGTCTGGTCGACCTGCTCGGGCTGATCGACGAATGCCAGGACGTGGCGGGGCGGATGCTGCGCATGGTCGCCGAGATCAAGCACGCGCACTACTTCGCCTCGATCGGCCTTCCGCTCGACGAGCTGTTCGCCCGCGAGATCGCCGGCTGGGATGACGCGGCCGAGCGCCTCACGGTCGAGTCGTTCGAGCAGAGCGTGCTGACGAAGGTGCGCGATCGCGGGGTGCCCGGGAAGACCGTCTACCTGATCGAGGCCGAGGGGGCGGCCCCCGACCTCGAGGCCCGCGACGGCGTCAACGCCCTCAGCTACGCGGCGCAGATCGGCCCGCGCGGCCTGCCGGCGCTGCTCGGCGCCGTCGACGGCGTGAGCCTCGCCAAGAGCCTCGTGATCGTCTCGGACGACGACGAGGTCGAGTCGACCGGAACGGTCGAGCGCATCCGCGCCGCCGGCCTCGAGGTCTACACCTGGACGCTGCGGGCCGAGAACCGCTTCCTCACCCGCGCCGCCCGGCTCGGCGGCGGCAAGGAGGCGCCGGGCGACTGGCGCACCGAGTTCCGCGCGATCTACGACACCGGCGTCGACGGGGTGTTCGCCGACCAGCCCGACCTCGCGGTCGCCGTGCGCGACGAGCACTGA
- a CDS encoding DUF4190 domain-containing protein gives MNSRDTASACTHCGRDLDPAWKFCVWCGARVIPEEAAPEPTPRAERHLNPAAVFALVLGILLSPLAIAFGHVALHQLKTSDDRGRLVALIGTVLGYASVVLIALVVIAWIQLRVPV, from the coding sequence ATGAACAGCAGGGATACGGCGAGCGCCTGCACGCACTGCGGTCGCGACCTCGACCCGGCGTGGAAGTTCTGCGTCTGGTGCGGCGCCCGCGTCATCCCCGAGGAGGCGGCGCCCGAGCCGACCCCGCGCGCCGAGCGCCACCTCAATCCGGCCGCGGTCTTCGCGCTCGTGCTCGGCATCCTGCTCTCGCCGCTCGCGATCGCCTTCGGGCATGTCGCGCTGCACCAGCTGAAGACCAGCGACGACCGGGGTCGGCTCGTCGCGCTCATCGGCACCGTGCTCGGCTACGCCTCGGTCGTGCTGATCGCGCTCGTGGTCATCGCCTGGATCCAGCTGCGTGTCCCGGTCTGA
- a CDS encoding HAD family hydrolase: MSDAANRPTTAPSSADAAELPAVPVRWLLFDVGGVIEVVDDAVWPGRLRERWAARLGLEPEEFSQRLAEADLPDVATTSGQAEAYWSGMGAALGASPEQLAELRADFWNEYCGTADEPLLEFLRTLHGRVGLAILSNSGDGAREEEERRFGFASLFDPILYSHEIGVNKPDPEAFRIALRELGAEPGEVLFVDNWTDNVSAARELGLRAHLHADGQAGTPATIAAIEAALSGA; encoded by the coding sequence ATGAGCGACGCCGCGAACCGACCGACGACCGCCCCGAGCTCCGCGGACGCCGCGGAACTGCCCGCCGTCCCGGTGCGCTGGCTGCTCTTCGACGTCGGCGGGGTGATCGAGGTCGTCGACGACGCCGTCTGGCCGGGCCGGCTGCGCGAGCGCTGGGCCGCACGGCTCGGACTCGAGCCGGAGGAGTTCTCGCAGCGCCTCGCCGAGGCCGACCTGCCGGACGTCGCGACGACATCCGGGCAGGCGGAGGCCTACTGGAGCGGGATGGGCGCCGCGCTCGGCGCGTCACCGGAGCAGCTGGCCGAGCTGCGCGCCGACTTCTGGAACGAGTACTGCGGAACCGCCGACGAGCCGCTGCTCGAGTTCCTGCGCACGCTGCACGGCCGGGTCGGACTCGCGATCCTGTCGAACTCCGGCGACGGCGCCCGCGAGGAGGAAGAGCGGCGCTTCGGCTTCGCGAGCCTCTTCGACCCGATCCTCTACAGCCACGAGATCGGCGTGAACAAGCCCGATCCGGAGGCCTTCCGGATCGCGCTGCGCGAGCTCGGGGCCGAGCCCGGCGAGGTGCTCTTCGTCGACAATTGGACTGACAACGTCAGCGCGGCCCGCGAGCTCGGACTGCGAGCGCACCTGCACGCCGACGGGCAGGCCGGCACCCCGGCGACGATCGCCGCGATCGAGGCCGCGCTGAGCGGGGCCTGA